Proteins from a single region of Phaeacidiphilus oryzae TH49:
- a CDS encoding thiamine pyrophosphate-dependent dehydrogenase E1 component subunit alpha: protein MDTNSASPGRGTPPGPPDPGLLRRLYRDLALTRAIDRESLALQRQGVFPAYVQVLGQEAAQVGSAAALERGRDFAFPTYRELGAAVALDADLTGYLASHRALWHGGLWNPRECGLAPLNAVVGGPVPHAVGWAMGAQLDGTGGCALAYFGDGASSQGDIHEAMNFAGVFRLPVVFFCQNNRWALSVPLREQVAGGSVAARAAGYGMPGVQVDGNDVLAVHTAVAEAVRRGREGGGPTVVEALTYRRAPHSTSDDPTRYRGTPEEAAEEAEWAGRDPLELARRLLLAEGAADPEWLDRTDRAAALRARRHADEVAALPEPSGEEMFTQVLEHPTAALREQQEEWREWHGYRADWEVAENG, encoded by the coding sequence GTGGACACCAACTCTGCCTCGCCCGGGCGCGGGACCCCGCCGGGGCCCCCGGACCCCGGGCTGCTCCGGCGGCTCTACCGCGACCTGGCCCTCACCCGCGCGATCGACCGCGAGTCGCTGGCCCTGCAGCGGCAGGGCGTCTTCCCGGCCTACGTCCAGGTGCTCGGCCAGGAGGCGGCCCAGGTCGGCAGCGCCGCCGCGCTGGAGCGGGGCCGGGACTTCGCCTTCCCCACCTACCGGGAACTGGGCGCCGCGGTCGCCCTGGACGCCGACCTCACCGGCTACCTCGCCTCCCACCGGGCGCTGTGGCACGGCGGCCTGTGGAACCCCCGGGAGTGCGGGCTCGCCCCGCTCAACGCGGTGGTCGGCGGCCCGGTGCCGCACGCCGTCGGCTGGGCGATGGGCGCGCAACTGGACGGCACCGGCGGCTGCGCCCTGGCCTACTTCGGGGACGGCGCCAGCTCGCAGGGCGACATCCACGAGGCGATGAACTTCGCCGGGGTGTTCCGGCTGCCGGTGGTCTTCTTCTGCCAGAACAACCGCTGGGCGCTCTCCGTCCCGCTGCGCGAGCAGGTGGCCGGCGGCTCGGTGGCGGCCCGCGCGGCCGGCTACGGGATGCCCGGCGTCCAGGTGGACGGCAACGACGTGCTGGCCGTCCACACCGCCGTCGCCGAGGCGGTCCGGCGGGGCCGCGAGGGCGGCGGCCCGACCGTCGTCGAGGCGCTCACCTACCGCCGCGCCCCGCACTCCACCTCCGACGACCCCACCCGCTACCGGGGCACCCCCGAGGAGGCCGCGGAGGAGGCGGAGTGGGCCGGGCGGGACCCGCTGGAGCTGGCCCGCCGCCTGCTGCTGGCCGAGGGCGCGGCGGACCCGGAATGGCTGGACCGGACCGACCGGGCGGCCGCGCTGCGCGCCCGCCGGCACGCCGACGAGGTCGCCGCGCTGCCGGAGCCCTCCGGCGAGGAGATGTTCACCCAGGTACTGGAGCACCCCACCGCGGCCCTGCGCGAGCAGCAGGAGGAGTGGCGGGAGTGGCACGGGTACCGCGCCGACTGGGAGGTCGCGGAGAATGGCTGA
- a CDS encoding Rv1733c family protein — translation MSLVPPLRSTLRRAAGVERSPLCRPVDRLRAALLLALVPLLLAAAAAGWLIGLVALHSGLATAARDRPHRHRIEAVTLAAPAAPAYIAPDIDGGSDSAPAPAVWYYPGSVRHTGTIPVPVSASAGERTAIWVDDVGRTAEPPRTQGEVTGSAALAGVGTLLGGAAALTLLSSAASRLLDRRALRAWTADWARTEPVWSGRRRYGTAPDGP, via the coding sequence ATGTCCCTCGTCCCACCCCTGCGGTCGACACTGCGCCGCGCCGCCGGGGTCGAGCGAAGTCCACTCTGCCGCCCTGTCGACCGGTTGCGGGCGGCCCTGCTGCTCGCGCTGGTGCCACTGCTCCTCGCGGCGGCGGCCGCCGGCTGGCTCATCGGCCTGGTCGCGCTCCACTCGGGGCTGGCGACCGCCGCGCGGGACCGTCCGCACCGCCACCGGATCGAGGCCGTCACGCTGGCCGCGCCGGCCGCCCCGGCCTACATCGCCCCGGACATCGACGGCGGTTCGGACTCCGCGCCGGCCCCGGCGGTCTGGTACTACCCCGGCTCGGTCCGGCACACCGGCACCATCCCGGTCCCCGTCTCCGCCAGCGCGGGCGAGCGCACCGCGATCTGGGTGGACGACGTGGGCCGGACGGCCGAGCCCCCGCGGACCCAGGGCGAGGTCACCGGCTCCGCGGCGCTGGCCGGCGTCGGCACCCTCCTCGGCGGGGCCGCCGCGCTGACCCTCCTCTCCTCCGCCGCGAGCCGCCTGCTGGACCGCAGGGCGCTGAGGGCCTGGACGGCGGACTGGGCCCGCACCGAGCCGGTCTGGTCCGGCCGCCGCAGGTACGGCACCGCCCCCGACGGGCCCTAG
- a CDS encoding ArnT family glycosyltransferase, which yields MPSSPPTAAPGPAARLGGRARAGSRQRTGIRRGIRFGDGLGDRLGDRGRRLLGEPRWARPALLGIAVLAAVLYAWGLGRSQYEPFYAGAVRSMTESWKAFFFGSSDPGNTITLDKLPGFLWPQALSARVFGFHPWSVMLPQIAEGVLSVLVLYRAVRRWTGPAAGLIAAAAFAFTPAVVGLFRGATEEPVFTLLLLLAAEAALRGTREGRLRPLAAAGLWVGLAFQAKMLEAWAVLPVLAAVHLAAAPGRFGQRLRQVLAAGAVAVLVSASWMLAVAAVPQQDRPYLDGTTDDSPVSLVVQNDFLNRFTAGGAGSTALGHGLVDSPPVPGSFPASGWFPSSSSSWASARADEGGLGKLFGSPLSAQAGWLYPFAGLAAVGGLAARRRRPRTDPERAGWLLWTGWLGVFAAAFSLGAVGGHSYYLGVLAAAPAALTGAGAMLFWRALGGSGAGSRPAAATGRTRAWSWAALPVALGSTVVWDLVVARRFPGFLPWIGPAALLLGAVALGLLVLGRGTLRRSGGRPGRGRRVAVTGLAAALAAVLLAPTAWASSVLLPRYEHRSGVGGVGPFAANAPAAARTAAAGGSGRTDGGAGAASPAGSPSGAAARSATGDSAHRQTGQRELTAAQHRLLDYTRQHADGARYDFATASWAGAEPYILAAGAPVLPMGGVTGQAPAPRLADFEDLVGDEELRYVLLGPDDPAPGAADNTGRIISWVRIACLAVPPQEYGDGGSAWDGEQLYDCIPHS from the coding sequence ATGCCCAGCAGCCCGCCGACCGCCGCACCAGGCCCCGCCGCGCGCCTCGGCGGCCGGGCGCGGGCGGGGTCGCGGCAGCGCACCGGCATCCGCCGGGGCATCCGGTTCGGCGACGGGCTCGGCGACCGCCTCGGCGACCGGGGCCGGCGGCTGCTCGGCGAGCCCCGCTGGGCGCGGCCCGCGCTCCTCGGCATCGCCGTGCTGGCGGCCGTCCTCTACGCCTGGGGCCTCGGGCGGAGCCAGTACGAGCCGTTCTACGCGGGCGCCGTACGGAGCATGACGGAGAGCTGGAAGGCGTTCTTCTTCGGTTCCTCCGACCCCGGCAACACCATCACCCTGGACAAGCTCCCCGGCTTCCTGTGGCCGCAGGCGCTCTCCGCCCGCGTCTTCGGCTTCCACCCCTGGTCGGTGATGCTCCCTCAGATCGCCGAGGGCGTCCTCAGCGTCCTGGTGCTCTACCGGGCGGTGCGGCGCTGGACCGGTCCTGCGGCCGGGCTGATCGCGGCGGCCGCGTTCGCCTTCACCCCCGCCGTGGTGGGGCTCTTCCGCGGCGCCACCGAGGAGCCGGTCTTCACCCTGCTCCTGCTGCTCGCCGCGGAGGCCGCGCTGCGGGGCACCCGGGAGGGGCGGCTGCGGCCGCTCGCCGCCGCCGGGCTGTGGGTCGGCCTCGCCTTCCAGGCGAAGATGCTGGAGGCCTGGGCGGTGCTGCCGGTGCTGGCCGCGGTCCACCTGGCGGCCGCTCCGGGACGGTTCGGCCAGCGGCTGCGCCAGGTGCTGGCGGCCGGGGCGGTGGCCGTCCTGGTCTCGGCGTCCTGGATGCTGGCGGTGGCCGCCGTACCGCAGCAGGACCGGCCCTATCTGGACGGGACCACGGACGACTCCCCGGTCAGCCTGGTGGTGCAGAACGACTTCCTCAACCGCTTCACCGCGGGCGGGGCCGGGAGCACGGCCCTCGGGCACGGCCTGGTCGACTCTCCGCCGGTCCCGGGCTCGTTCCCGGCCTCGGGCTGGTTCCCGTCCTCGTCCTCGTCCTGGGCGTCCGCCCGGGCGGACGAAGGCGGGCTGGGGAAGCTCTTCGGCTCCCCGCTCTCCGCCCAGGCCGGCTGGCTGTACCCGTTCGCCGGGCTGGCCGCGGTCGGCGGGCTGGCCGCCCGGCGGCGGCGCCCGCGCACCGATCCGGAGCGGGCCGGATGGCTGCTGTGGACGGGCTGGCTGGGGGTGTTCGCGGCGGCCTTCAGCCTCGGCGCGGTCGGCGGGCACAGCTACTACCTCGGGGTGCTCGCCGCGGCCCCGGCTGCGCTCACCGGCGCCGGGGCGATGCTCTTCTGGCGGGCCCTCGGCGGCAGCGGGGCCGGATCCCGACCCGCTGCGGCCACCGGTCGGACCCGGGCCTGGAGCTGGGCCGCGCTGCCGGTCGCCCTCGGCTCGACCGTGGTCTGGGACCTGGTGGTGGCCCGCCGCTTCCCCGGCTTCCTGCCCTGGATCGGCCCGGCGGCGCTGCTGCTGGGAGCGGTCGCGCTCGGACTGCTGGTGCTGGGCCGGGGGACGCTCCGCCGGTCCGGCGGACGGCCCGGGCGGGGCCGCCGGGTGGCGGTCACCGGGCTGGCCGCCGCGCTGGCCGCGGTGCTGCTGGCGCCCACCGCCTGGGCGTCCAGCGTGCTGCTGCCGCGGTACGAGCACCGCAGCGGCGTCGGCGGGGTGGGCCCGTTCGCGGCGAACGCGCCGGCGGCCGCACGGACGGCGGCCGCCGGCGGCTCCGGCCGCACGGACGGCGGGGCCGGCGCCGCATCCCCGGCCGGCTCGCCCTCGGGCGCCGCGGCCCGCTCCGCCACCGGCGACAGCGCCCACCGGCAGACCGGGCAGCGGGAGCTGACGGCGGCTCAGCACCGCCTCCTCGACTACACCAGGCAGCACGCGGACGGCGCCCGGTACGACTTCGCCACCGCCAGCTGGGCCGGCGCCGAGCCGTACATCCTGGCCGCCGGGGCGCCGGTGCTGCCGATGGGCGGCGTCACCGGCCAGGCGCCGGCCCCGCGGCTGGCGGACTTCGAGGACCTGGTCGGGGACGAGGAACTGCGCTACGTCCTCCTCGGCCCCGACGATCCCGCCCCCGGGGCCGCCGACAACACCGGCCGGATCATCTCCTGGGTGCGGATCGCCTGCCTCGCCGTCCCGCCGCAGGAGTACGGCGACGGCGGCTCCGCCTGGGACGGCGAGCAGCTGTACGACTGCATCCCGCACAGCTGA
- a CDS encoding biotin/lipoyl-containing protein — MTDPNASRTLLLPDLGEGLVDAKVLDWLVEDGETVERGDPLVEVETAKSAVEIPSPWTGRVLTRHAEPGERLDVGRPLITLAVEGAAADPADAAGTPQAPETGQTADAAPAPSPGIVGTVPADRAPRRRVRLTPPKED, encoded by the coding sequence ATGACCGATCCGAACGCATCACGGACCCTGCTGCTGCCCGACCTCGGCGAGGGCCTGGTCGACGCCAAGGTGCTGGACTGGCTGGTCGAGGACGGCGAGACGGTCGAGCGCGGGGACCCGCTGGTGGAGGTGGAGACCGCCAAGTCCGCGGTGGAGATCCCCTCCCCGTGGACCGGGCGGGTCCTCACCCGGCACGCCGAGCCCGGCGAGCGGCTGGACGTCGGCAGGCCGCTGATCACCCTCGCCGTGGAGGGCGCGGCGGCGGACCCCGCCGATGCGGCCGGGACGCCGCAGGCGCCCGAGACGGGGCAGACCGCGGACGCCGCCCCGGCCCCCTCCCCCGGCATCGTCGGCACCGTCCCCGCCGACCGGGCCCCCCGCCGCCGGGTCCGGCTCACCCCGCCGAAGGAGGACTGA
- a CDS encoding alpha/beta fold hydrolase: MPAPTALHPGSAPVLAAERPPVLLLHGLGADHRATFEATGWIRALHKAGRTVIAPDLPGHGGGPGPAPRDPERYRIPLLVADLLATLPPLSDPGGGRVDVIGYSLGARLAWELAVRHPARVRTAVLAGFGPRAQDGAEEVLRELVRLSARSAALGAPPAHDVEALNACVRGTAADPFRAEPAPDCPVLLAAGTEDGLADGVEELAEGLASARLLRIPGRDHRNAVSANTLKKSALAFLDEADRREAGSGPAGASGTAGTIRDR, from the coding sequence ATGCCCGCCCCCACCGCTCTCCACCCCGGCAGCGCACCGGTCCTGGCCGCCGAGCGGCCACCGGTGCTGCTGCTCCACGGGCTCGGCGCGGACCACCGCGCCACCTTCGAGGCCACCGGCTGGATCCGCGCCCTCCACAAGGCCGGCCGCACGGTGATCGCCCCCGACCTGCCCGGCCACGGAGGCGGCCCCGGCCCGGCCCCCCGTGACCCGGAGCGCTACCGGATCCCGCTGCTGGTCGCCGACCTGCTGGCCACCCTCCCCCCGCTGAGCGACCCCGGCGGCGGGCGGGTGGACGTCATCGGGTACTCCCTGGGGGCGCGGCTTGCCTGGGAGTTGGCGGTGCGTCACCCGGCCAGGGTGCGCACCGCGGTGCTGGCCGGCTTCGGCCCGCGCGCCCAGGACGGCGCCGAGGAGGTGCTGCGCGAGCTGGTCCGGCTGTCCGCGCGATCCGCCGCCCTCGGTGCCCCGCCCGCCCACGACGTGGAGGCGCTGAACGCCTGCGTCCGGGGCACCGCGGCCGACCCGTTCCGGGCCGAGCCCGCCCCGGACTGCCCGGTCCTGCTGGCGGCCGGCACCGAGGACGGGCTCGCGGACGGCGTCGAGGAGTTGGCGGAGGGCCTGGCCTCCGCCCGGCTGCTCCGCATCCCCGGCCGCGACCACCGCAACGCGGTCTCCGCCAACACCCTCAAGAAGTCCGCGCTGGCCTTCCTCGACGAGGCGGACCGGCGGGAGGCGGGGAGCGGCCCGGCCGGAGCCTCCGGAACGGCGGGGACGATCAGAGATCGCTGA
- a CDS encoding alpha-ketoacid dehydrogenase subunit beta, which yields MADLLTTEPGALPGEPPATTGLTMQQAINRALAELLEEDPRTLVLGEDVGRLGGVFRVTDGLQQRFGRRRVMDTPLAESAIVGMSVGLAMAGWKPIPELQFDGFAYPAIDQIVNQLARMRYRSRGALPMPVTLRVPSYGGIQAPEHHGESLEAVFAHVPGLKVVSPSTPGEAYRLLKTAVRDPDPVVFMEPKSRYWDRGPVDSAAGAAEDGPEDEPRLRIARPGRHATLVTWGAMVRRCLQVAELAAADGVDLEVVDLRWLKPVDADGLAAAVRRTRRAVVVHEAPRTAGLGAEISALLMERCFADLRSPVRRVTGYDVPTPAGPLEEHYLPDADRILLAVQNVLEN from the coding sequence ATGGCTGACCTGCTGACCACCGAGCCCGGGGCACTGCCCGGGGAGCCGCCCGCCACCACCGGCCTGACGATGCAGCAGGCGATCAACCGCGCGCTCGCCGAACTGCTGGAGGAGGACCCGCGCACGCTGGTCCTCGGCGAGGACGTCGGCCGGCTCGGCGGCGTCTTCCGGGTCACCGACGGGCTGCAGCAGCGGTTCGGCCGCCGCAGGGTGATGGACACCCCGCTCGCCGAGTCGGCGATCGTCGGGATGTCCGTCGGCCTGGCCATGGCCGGCTGGAAGCCCATCCCCGAGCTGCAGTTCGACGGCTTCGCCTATCCGGCGATCGACCAGATCGTCAACCAGCTGGCCCGGATGCGCTACCGCAGCCGGGGCGCGCTGCCGATGCCGGTGACCCTGCGGGTGCCCAGCTACGGCGGCATCCAGGCCCCGGAGCACCACGGCGAGTCGCTGGAGGCGGTCTTCGCCCACGTCCCCGGCCTCAAGGTGGTCTCCCCCTCGACCCCGGGCGAGGCCTATCGGCTGCTGAAGACCGCGGTGCGGGACCCCGACCCGGTGGTCTTCATGGAGCCCAAGTCCCGCTACTGGGACCGCGGCCCGGTCGACTCCGCCGCCGGCGCCGCCGAGGACGGGCCGGAGGACGAGCCGCGGCTGCGGATCGCCCGCCCCGGCCGGCACGCCACCCTGGTCACCTGGGGCGCGATGGTCCGCCGCTGCCTGCAGGTGGCCGAACTGGCCGCCGCGGACGGCGTGGACCTGGAGGTGGTCGACCTGCGCTGGCTGAAGCCGGTCGACGCGGACGGCCTGGCCGCCGCGGTGCGCCGGACCCGCCGGGCGGTGGTGGTGCACGAGGCCCCGCGCACGGCGGGGCTCGGCGCCGAGATCTCCGCGCTGCTGATGGAGCGCTGCTTCGCCGACCTCCGCTCGCCGGTCCGCCGGGTCACCGGCTACGACGTCCCCACCCCGGCCGGCCCGCTGGAGGAGCACTACCTCCCCGACGCCGACCGCATCCTCCTCGCCGTGCAGAACGTACTGGAGAACTGA
- a CDS encoding Gfo/Idh/MocA family protein translates to MIGHAFMGAAHSQAWRTAPRAFDLPLSPRLSVLAGRRADAAAAAAERLGWEDSTDDWRSVLHRPDVQLVDICTPGDSHAEIAIAALDAGKHVLCEKPLANTVEEAEAMAAAARRARERGVHAMVGFNYRRVPALALARRLIAEGRLGAIRHVRAAYLQDWLADPAAPYTWRMDRERAGSGALGDLGAHLVDLTQYLIGDAITEVSARTETFTPVRRTADGEEREVTVDDAVAATARFAGGALGVYEASRCATGRKNALRVEISGELGAVAFDLESLNELSFHDATLPAAEAGFRRILATEPDHPYLEGWWPPGHGLGYEHTFSHQIRDLVTDLAKGRAPSPSFEDGLQVQRVLAAIQSSAEAGSRPTAVPTGAASPVNQQPSHRS, encoded by the coding sequence ATGATCGGGCACGCCTTCATGGGCGCCGCCCACTCGCAGGCCTGGCGCACCGCGCCGCGCGCCTTCGACCTGCCGCTGTCGCCGCGGCTGAGCGTCCTCGCCGGGCGCCGCGCGGACGCCGCCGCCGCGGCCGCAGAGCGGCTCGGCTGGGAGGACTCCACGGACGACTGGCGGAGCGTACTCCACCGCCCCGACGTGCAGTTGGTGGACATCTGCACCCCAGGCGACTCCCATGCCGAGATCGCCATCGCCGCCCTGGACGCCGGCAAGCACGTGCTGTGCGAGAAGCCGCTGGCCAACACCGTGGAGGAGGCCGAGGCGATGGCCGCCGCGGCCCGCCGGGCCCGGGAGCGCGGCGTCCACGCCATGGTCGGCTTCAACTACCGCCGGGTGCCCGCCCTGGCCCTGGCCCGCCGGCTGATCGCGGAGGGCCGCCTCGGCGCGATCCGGCATGTCCGGGCCGCGTACCTGCAGGACTGGCTGGCCGATCCGGCCGCTCCGTACACCTGGCGGATGGACCGGGAGCGGGCGGGCTCAGGCGCCCTCGGCGATCTCGGCGCCCACCTGGTCGATCTGACCCAGTATCTGATCGGCGACGCCATCACCGAGGTCTCCGCCCGCACCGAGACCTTCACCCCGGTGCGCCGCACCGCCGACGGCGAGGAGCGGGAGGTCACCGTGGACGACGCGGTGGCGGCCACCGCCCGGTTCGCCGGCGGGGCCCTCGGCGTCTACGAGGCCAGCCGCTGCGCCACCGGCCGCAAGAACGCCCTGCGGGTCGAGATCAGCGGCGAACTGGGCGCGGTCGCCTTCGATCTGGAGTCGCTCAACGAGCTGAGCTTCCACGACGCCACGCTGCCGGCCGCCGAGGCGGGCTTCCGCCGCATCCTGGCCACCGAGCCCGACCACCCGTACCTGGAGGGCTGGTGGCCGCCGGGCCACGGCCTCGGCTACGAGCACACCTTCAGCCACCAGATCCGCGACCTGGTCACCGATCTGGCGAAGGGGCGCGCACCCAGCCCGAGCTTCGAGGACGGGCTCCAGGTGCAGCGCGTCCTCGCGGCGATCCAGTCCAGCGCCGAGGCCGGCTCCCGGCCGACGGCCGTCCCGACCGGCGCCGCCAGTCCCGTCAACCAGCAGCCCTCGCACAGGAGTTGA
- a CDS encoding ArnT family glycosyltransferase: MATSVIDAGPGPGSRPAHPPYSGAARLRDRLPAGLRRAPWRSPAGQPGYARPALLGIAALAAVLYAWRIGGSTYHAFYADAARSMSESWKAFFFGSFDPGSTITIDKLPGFLWPQALSARLFGFHPWSVTLPQVIEGVLSVLALYRLVRRWAGAPAGLLAAGAFAVTPAVVGLFRGQSEDALFTLCMLLAADAALRSTADGGRLRPLLAAAVWVGVGFQAKMLEAWAILPALALVHLVAAPGPVRRRLGRTLVAGLVAVAVSASWMLAVTAVPAADRPWIDGTKDNSPFSMVVGYNFLTRFSSLGVSASATGSVPTGGFGGGTAGAGARPAAGTQAPVHGTVQGTAPHTAAAAPAGGAVRAARGGGQNGWGKMFGAPLASQTGWWYPFAGLAAVCGLVWLRRRPRTDRVRAGHLLFSTWLAVFFLVFSAGSVGGHIYYMGVVAAPLAGLTGAGAVLFWRAFRAGRRGAWALPAGVAGTAVWSEVLAADYPGYLPWLRPLLAVATLAAVAALLLALLRRRRGLGQREVGPIGRAALRPAAVGAVAGALALISPSLAWAGSVVEGGAASARGAMMGSVGPTAQGGGYGRGGGLGGGFRGGFRGGFGGAAGHAGGGFVRQDGPAGRFRPGAGAGGPGAAFAGAFGGGQRLTADQRAILAYTVAHRGRSARYDFATTSWTAASPYILAAGAPVMPMGGFTGLAPAPTLGRFHEEVGTGRLRFVLLDGVPGRASAQTAAIVRWVRAACQSVPPARYGRSSGAAADSYELYDCQPGESARS, from the coding sequence ATGGCAACCTCCGTCATCGACGCGGGCCCCGGCCCAGGTTCCCGACCCGCGCACCCCCCGTACTCCGGCGCGGCGCGGCTGCGCGACCGGCTGCCCGCGGGCCTGCGGCGCGCCCCCTGGCGCTCCCCGGCCGGGCAGCCCGGCTACGCGCGCCCGGCGCTGCTCGGCATCGCCGCGCTGGCCGCGGTCCTCTACGCCTGGCGGATCGGCGGCAGCACCTACCACGCGTTCTACGCGGACGCGGCCCGCAGCATGTCCGAGAGCTGGAAGGCCTTCTTCTTCGGCTCCTTCGACCCGGGCAGCACCATCACCATCGACAAGCTGCCGGGCTTCCTGTGGCCGCAGGCGCTGTCGGCCCGGCTGTTCGGCTTCCACCCCTGGTCGGTGACGCTGCCTCAGGTGATCGAGGGCGTGCTGAGCGTCCTGGCGCTGTACCGGCTGGTGCGGCGGTGGGCCGGTGCGCCGGCCGGGCTGCTGGCGGCGGGGGCCTTCGCGGTGACGCCGGCGGTGGTCGGACTCTTCCGGGGACAGAGCGAGGACGCCCTCTTCACCCTGTGCATGCTGCTGGCGGCGGACGCGGCGCTGCGCTCCACAGCGGACGGCGGGCGGCTGCGGCCCCTCCTCGCGGCCGCGGTGTGGGTCGGCGTCGGCTTCCAGGCCAAGATGCTGGAGGCCTGGGCGATCCTGCCCGCGCTGGCGCTGGTCCACCTGGTGGCGGCGCCCGGGCCGGTGCGCCGCCGGCTCGGGCGGACGCTGGTGGCCGGGCTGGTGGCGGTGGCCGTGTCGGCCTCCTGGATGCTGGCGGTCACCGCGGTGCCGGCCGCCGATCGGCCGTGGATCGACGGCACCAAGGACAACTCCCCGTTCAGCATGGTCGTCGGCTACAACTTCCTGACCCGCTTCTCCTCGCTCGGCGTCAGCGCCTCCGCCACCGGCAGCGTCCCGACCGGCGGGTTCGGGGGCGGCACCGCCGGTGCCGGGGCGCGGCCTGCGGCGGGCACTCAGGCGCCGGTGCACGGAACGGTGCAGGGGACGGCGCCGCATACCGCCGCCGCGGCTCCGGCCGGTGGCGCCGTCCGCGCGGCCCGTGGCGGCGGCCAGAACGGCTGGGGGAAGATGTTCGGCGCCCCCCTCGCCTCGCAGACCGGCTGGTGGTACCCGTTCGCCGGGCTGGCCGCGGTCTGCGGCCTGGTCTGGCTGCGGCGCCGGCCGCGTACGGACCGGGTCCGGGCCGGCCACCTCCTGTTCAGCACCTGGCTGGCGGTCTTCTTCCTGGTCTTCAGCGCCGGAAGCGTGGGCGGCCACATCTACTACATGGGCGTCGTCGCCGCCCCGCTGGCCGGCCTCACCGGCGCCGGGGCGGTGCTCTTCTGGCGCGCCTTCAGGGCCGGGCGGCGCGGCGCCTGGGCGCTGCCGGCCGGCGTCGCCGGGACGGCGGTCTGGAGCGAGGTGCTGGCCGCCGACTACCCGGGCTACCTGCCGTGGCTGCGGCCGCTGCTGGCCGTCGCGACGCTCGCGGCCGTGGCGGCGCTGCTGCTGGCGCTGCTCAGGCGCCGACGCGGGCTCGGCCAGCGGGAGGTCGGCCCGATCGGCCGCGCGGCGCTGCGCCCGGCGGCGGTCGGTGCGGTCGCCGGCGCGCTGGCGCTGATCTCCCCGTCCCTGGCCTGGGCCGGATCGGTCGTCGAGGGCGGAGCGGCCTCGGCCCGCGGCGCGATGATGGGCTCGGTCGGACCGACCGCCCAGGGCGGCGGCTACGGCCGCGGCGGCGGGCTCGGCGGCGGGTTCCGCGGCGGGTTCCGCGGCGGCTTCGGCGGGGCGGCCGGCCATGCCGGCGGCGGTTTCGTCCGCCAGGACGGGCCGGCCGGCCGCTTCCGCCCGGGAGCCGGCGCCGGCGGTCCCGGCGCCGCCTTCGCGGGCGCCTTCGGCGGTGGGCAGCGGCTGACCGCCGACCAGCGCGCGATCCTCGCCTACACCGTGGCGCACCGCGGCCGGTCCGCCCGGTACGACTTCGCGACCACCAGCTGGACCGCGGCCTCCCCGTACATCCTGGCGGCGGGGGCGCCGGTGATGCCGATGGGCGGGTTCACCGGCCTCGCGCCCGCCCCGACGCTCGGCCGCTTCCACGAGGAGGTGGGCACCGGCCGGCTGCGCTTCGTCCTCCTGGACGGCGTACCGGGCCGGGCGTCCGCGCAGACCGCCGCGATCGTCCGGTGGGTCCGCGCCGCCTGCCAGTCCGTACCGCCCGCTCGTTACGGGCGGTCGTCGGGAGCGGCGGCGGATTCGTATGAGTTGTATGACTGCCAGCCGGGGGAGTCCGCCCGTTCCTGA
- a CDS encoding tetratricopeptide repeat protein, protein MTMSAEPQTLMWSRAQMYFDAKDYAGAARVLAELLEQVPEQLSVRMLLARSYFHSAQLRRAEEQLREIVEREPVEAYAHLMLGRTLQRQSRGEEAARHLRLAAVLDPELAPEHAPE, encoded by the coding sequence ATGACGATGTCCGCCGAGCCGCAGACCCTGATGTGGTCCAGGGCTCAGATGTACTTCGACGCCAAGGACTACGCCGGCGCCGCACGGGTGCTGGCCGAACTGCTCGAGCAGGTCCCCGAGCAGCTGTCGGTACGGATGCTGCTGGCCCGCTCCTACTTCCACTCCGCCCAGTTGCGGCGGGCCGAGGAGCAGCTCCGCGAGATCGTGGAGCGCGAGCCGGTCGAGGCCTACGCCCACCTGATGCTGGGCCGGACGCTGCAGCGGCAGAGCCGGGGCGAGGAGGCCGCCCGGCATCTGCGGCTGGCCGCGGTGCTCGACCCCGAGCTGGCCCCGGAGCACGCCCCCGAGTAG
- a CDS encoding GNAT family N-acetyltransferase produces MKVTVEDVAQAGRYEAHVAGTGQLAGFARYERGEGQITFVHTEVFPAFEGHGVGSALARTSLEEARMEGLQVLPLCSFYRGYLERHPEYAELAEGDPA; encoded by the coding sequence GTGAAGGTCACCGTCGAGGACGTCGCCCAGGCCGGCCGCTACGAGGCGCACGTCGCCGGAACCGGTCAGCTGGCCGGCTTCGCCCGCTACGAGCGCGGCGAAGGGCAGATCACCTTCGTCCACACCGAGGTCTTCCCGGCCTTCGAGGGCCACGGGGTCGGGTCCGCACTGGCCCGGACCTCTCTGGAGGAGGCCCGGATGGAAGGGCTCCAGGTACTGCCCCTCTGCTCCTTCTACCGGGGCTATCTCGAACGCCACCCGGAGTACGCGGAGCTCGCGGAGGGCGATCCGGCGTGA
- the trxA gene encoding thioredoxin, with amino-acid sequence MATMEMTAENFEDLVDNNAMVLIDFWADWCGPCKQFAPVFEASSEEHPDIVFAMVDTESQQQLSAAFEITSIPTLMVIREKVALYAQPGALPPAALEQVIEQAQAVDMDDVRAQINAAQNGQTGEAPEEA; translated from the coding sequence ATGGCCACGATGGAAATGACCGCGGAGAACTTCGAGGATCTCGTGGACAACAACGCGATGGTGCTCATCGACTTCTGGGCCGACTGGTGCGGGCCCTGCAAGCAGTTCGCACCGGTCTTCGAGGCCTCCTCGGAAGAGCACCCCGACATCGTCTTCGCCATGGTCGACACCGAGTCGCAGCAGCAGCTGTCGGCGGCTTTCGAGATCACCTCCATTCCGACACTGATGGTGATCCGCGAGAAGGTCGCCCTCTACGCCCAGCCGGGCGCACTGCCGCCGGCCGCTCTGGAGCAGGTGATCGAGCAGGCCCAGGCGGTCGACATGGACGACGTCCGGGCCCAGATCAACGCCGCGCAGAACGGCCAGACCGGCGAGGCGCCGGAAGAGGCCTGA